The genomic stretch GCGGTGCAGGCCGGCGAGAGCGTGGAAGCCCTGCTGCTGTAAGGCTTATCGGAGTTGGTGTGATACGGATTGAACCGCTTTGTCAACGATTCCATCAGGGGTGGTCTTACCCCCAGCGGCGGAGCATGCGTTCCCACTGCCTGTCCCAGACCTGTGCGGGAATGCTGCTGGGGTTCAGGAGGTCGTGCAGGTCACGGCTGTTCAGTTCACGGTACTCGCCGACGTCCATGTCGCCCAACCACACGCCCCCCACGCGGTAACGCATCAGGCGCGTCACCGGGTGAGCGATGGCGTCCAGCATGCGCCGCACCTGCCGTTTGCGCCCCTCGCCCAGCACGATGAACGCCCCGTCGGTGGCGACCTGGGCGCTGAGGGCGCGGGCTGGGCCATCGTCCAGTTCCACGCCGTCCAGCAACTGATCCAGCTCGGCCTGAGTGGGCGGAGCGTCCCCGGCCGTCCAGGCCCGGTAGGCTTTCTCGTGGCCATAACGCGGATGCGTCAGGGTCAGGGTGAGTTGCCCGTCGGTGGTCAGCAGCAGCAGGCCCTCGGAGTCGCGGTCGAGCCGGCCCACCGGGTGCAGGCCGGGAATGTCCGGCATGGCACGGAGGACATTTTTGCGCCCGTATTCGTCCTGCGCGGTGGTCACGTACCCGCGCGGCTTGTAGAGCGCGAAGGTGACCGGCTCGGCCGCCTGCGTTTCGATTAGCTGTCCGTCCAGGCGAATGTCGTCGTGTTCCGTCACGGACTGCCCCAGTGTGGCGGGCTGGCCGTTCACGGTGACGCGCCCGGCCTTGATAATTTCCTCGGCGGCGCGGCGCGAGGCCACCCCGGCGCGGGCCAGGCGCTTTTGCAGGCGTTCAGCGGCCACGTGCGCCCCCCGATGCGTAACTCAGGATGGCACTGAGCGCCAGGGCCCCCAGCAGCAGGCACAGGCCCAGCAGCACTGCGCGCAGCAGGGCCGGCATGGCCTCGCCACTACGCATCACCGCCGGCAGGAGTGTCGCCACCATCAGCAGGTTCCCGCCCGCCAGACCGCCCACCTTCGCCCCGTCGGGGCGCTGGGCCGCCGCCACCTGAAACGTTCCCCAGGCCAGCAGCAGGCCGCCCAGCACCCGCGCCAGCCACAGCGGCGATACGCCCAGCAGCCGCGCCACGTCCGGCGGAATGAAGTACAGATACAGGCCGACGGGAATCAGCAGCAGGGCGGTCAGGCGAAAGGCGGCACGTAGCACGCCCGCCAGTGTACCCCGGCCCAGCGAGCCGGCTCTGTGCAACGGCCCTGTGCATCGGCTCTGCTACGCTCCGGTCATGCCCGTGATTGCCGTGGACAAGCCCCTGCACCTCACCTCGCACGACGTGGTCAGCCGCGCCCGCCGCCTGCGCGGCACCAAACGGGTCGGCCACACCGGCACCCTCGATCCCCTGGCCACGGGCGTGCTGGTGCTGTGCGTGGACGACAGCACCAAAGTCGTGCAGTTTATGGAGCGCGACAGCAAGGATTACCTGGCATGGATTTCACTGGGCGCAGGCACCCCCACGCTAGACGCCGAAGGGCCGGTGGAACAGGTGTTGGCGGATGAAAGGTGGAGCGTGGATGAACAGCGCGTGCGCGAGGTGCTGGCGGGCTTCACCGGGCCGCAACAGCAGATTCCGCCGCAGTACAGCGCCATTCAGGTCGGAGGGCAGCGCGCCTACGCGGTGGCGCGGGCCGGCGGGGAAATCGACCTCCCCGCGCGCGACATCGTGATTCATGGCCTGGAGTTGCTGGGCGTGTACGCCAGCCTGCAGGACGCGCCCCGCACATTTAACCCGGCGGACTGGTCACCCGCGCAGCAAGGAATGACCTTCACCCTGCCTGAACCGCTGGGAGTCTTCCCTACCCTGCTGGTGCGGGCCAGCGTGGGCAGCGGCACCTACCTGCGCTCGCTGGCGCGGGACGTGGGCGCGGCCCTGGGCGTTCCCGCACACCTCGGCGGCCTGGTGCGCACCAGGGTGGGGCGGTACAGCCTGCGCGACGCCGTACCGCTGGAGCAGGTGGCCGAGGCTCAGGGTCTCCCCGATCTGGCGGCCCTCGACTTCCCGGTCATCCACGCCGACGAACGCACCGCCCGCGAACTCCGGCAGGGCAAACGCCCGCTGCACCCCGCCCAGGGCCGCCACGTGGTTACGCTGAACGGCGAACTGGTGGCCGTCGTGGATGGCGACGGAACACAACTCAAGGTGGTGCGGGCCTGGGCGTAATCCTGGCCGTCACGCTCTTGCGTGAAGGTAGGAAGAGAGCCACTCGATGCCGTCCAGAACAGGCATCGCCACTCTGAATAAAGAGAATTGACCCTCATGTTCAAACCATAAGCAGTTCCCCGCCTGCCAGGATTTTCAGCACGGCCGCCCTGCGTTTCCCGCGACGCAGCAGGAGCCGTGAATGTCGCCCCACAACGCAAAGCCCCCTCCGGTCGGGAGGGGGGCATGGGGAACAGTGGCTGAAGAGGTAAGGGCTTCAGTGCCGCAGGTAAGCCAGAATCAGGTCACGGGTGGCGCCCAGCGCATCCTGGTGCATCCGCTCGTAAGCGTGGCTGGCGTCCACGCCGGGGCCGATCAGGGCGACGGGGTAATTGCCGCCGGCCCGCCAGGCGGCGCTGCCGTCGCTGCCGTAGTAGGGGTAGATGTCCACCCGCAGGTCGATGCCGTGTTCGGCGGCGGTGCGGCGCAGGCGGTTGCCGAGCAGATGGTCGTAGGGGCCGCTGCTGTCGGCCACGCACAGGGTCACGGCGTGTTCGCTGCTGGTCTGCCCTTCCCCGACGGCGGCCATGTCCACGGCGATCAGTTCGTCGGTGTGCGCGGGGATGCCGGTGGCGGCGCCGTGCCCGACCTCCTCGTAGGTGGTGACGTGAAAATGCGCGGTGCGCGGCGCGGGGTTTTTCAGCAGGTCACGGGTGGCCTCGATGAAGATGGCGACGGCGGCCTTGTTGTCCAGGTGCCGGGATTTGATGTGCCCGCTGGGCATGAGGCGCGGGCGGGCATCGAGGCTCACGAAATCGCCCACCTGAACACCGAGGGCGCGGGTGTGCTCGGCGCTGGTGCTGAGTTCGTCGAGGCGAACTTCCATGACGCTCTGTTCGCGCTTCATCTCGCGCAGGGCGGGGCCGTGCACGTGCGTGGACTGGCGAACGTTCACGACGGTGCCCGTCACGACGCGCCCGGACTGGGTGTGGACTTTCACGTCCTCACCCTCGATGGTGGCCCAGTCGTACCCGCCGAGCATGAACAGCAGCAGGCGTCCGTTGCCTTTGATGCCTTTGACCATGGCGCCCAGCGTGTCCACGTGGCCGCTGAAGGTGACGTGCCCTTCGCCCGTGCCCGGCACTTCCCAGGTGAGGGCGCCTTTCTTGGTGCGCTGGGACTGCACGCCCACTTTGCCGAGTTCCTGCTCGATGAGTTGCACGGCCTGCTCGGTCATGCCGGTGGGGCTGGGCGTGTCGAGCAGGCGCAGCAGGAACTCGGTCGTGTCGGGGGCGGTGGGTTGGGGTGGAGCAGTTTGGGCTGGGTTCATGCGTTCTCCGGTTGAGGTGTGGGGGTGAAAGCGGCGCCATCGACCTGGTAGCCGTGAGCGCTGGCCTGCGCGGTCATGCTGGCGTTTTCGGGTGAATCCTCCAGCGCCAGGAAGCGGATTTGCCGGACGGCCCGCGCCCGCAATTCACCGTCGAGGGCCGAGGTGGCGAAGGCATCGGGTTTCACGGCACGCAGCAGCAGGTCGCCCGTTTCGGTGCGAAAGTCGGGGTGCAGAATCCAACCGCGGCTGAAAGTTTCGTGGTCGCTGCCCGCCTCGCCGTCCCACTGCACGATCACGATCAGTTCACCGCGAGCGCGGGCCTCGTCGACCTCGTGAGCCCAGGCGCGGGCCAGTTCGCGTTCCTGCGGGTGGTGTTCCAGATGGTGACGCTGAACGTTCAGCAGCACCAGGGCGCGGGGCGTCAGGGACATGAGGCCGATGATAGATGATGGGGGCGCCTGCGCCAGTGCCGGTCCGTGCCAGGCGGGCGGCTCAGGCCTGGTCTTCTTTCACGGTCATGATGCTGAGGCCGGCGTCCACGTAGATGGTCTGGCCGGTGATGCCGCTGCCCAGGTCGCACAGCAGGAAGAGGGCCAGTTTGCCGACTTCCTGCGGGGTGGCGTTGCGTCCGAAAGCGGCGTTGCGTGCGCCCTTGTCGTACAGGCCGCCGAAACCGGGGATGCTGCGCGCGGCGATGGTGCGCATCGGCCCGGCGCTGATGGTGTTGATGCGAATTTCACGGCTCCCGAAATCCGCCGCGAGGTAACGGGTGGCGGCTTCCAGCGCGGCCTTGGCCACACCCATCACGTTGTACTTGGGCACCACCTGCTGCGAGGCGTGGTACGTGAGGCTGATAATGCTGCTTCCCTCGCGCAGCAGCGGTTCGGCGTGGCGGCAGCAGGCCACCAGCGAGTACGCACTGACACCCATGGCGGTATTCCAGTCGTCCGGGGTGGTCTCGATGAAGCGGTTGTCCATCGCGGCCTTAGGAGCGTAAGCAATCGCGTGAACGAGGTAATCCAGCCCGCCGAATTCCTCCTTGACGCGGGCAAACAGGGCGCTCAGGTCATCCTCGCTGGTCACGTCGGCCTGCTGAAGCCAGGTGTTCTCCTGGCCCTGCGTGAGTTTCTCCAGTTCTCCTTTCAGGCGCTCGCCCTGGTAGGAAAAGCCCACGTGGCACCCGGCCTGAAGAAGCTGGTCGGCAATGGCCCAGCCGAGACTGCGGGCGTTGGCGACGCCCATGACAAGGGCGGTCTTACCGGAGAGATCAATGGTGACACTCATGAACGGCAATGTAACGCGAATTGGCATTCGGTTGCTGGAACAGGTGCAAATGGGAGGCGCAAAAACCTTTTCGCCGGCTGGCCGACGAGCTCTGCCGACTCTTTCCGCTAACCAGAGAAAGAAAAAAGAGGCCGTTTGCGTTCGGCCTCTGGCAGCAAAGAAAGCGCCTCAGTTCCGGCTGTCGGGGCTGCCCTTGCTCTTCTCCTCGGCGCGGCGGCGCAGTTCGCTGGCCAGGTCGCCAAAGTCGTCGGCGCTGGGCAGCATACGGCGCGACTGGGTTTTGGACTCCTGCACGATGCGCTTTTGCTCCTGGCGCACGCTGGGCGGCAACCCGGCCCGCTTGCGCTCGAAGTAGTTCTGCGCCAGCCGGCCCAGCGCGAACGTCCACCCGTACACGGCGGGCGCGGTGATCAGGCCGCCGATGACCGGCAGGGCCATTTTGGCCAGGCCCCGCATGACCTGCCGGGCGGCCAACCCGTAAGCCACGGTGGCCCCCAGTTCCTGAGCAATTTCAGCGGCGCGTTCGGGCGTGATGTCGAAACCGTAAATTTTGCCGATGTGCAACACCATCTTCACCTGCACCGGCGTGATCAGCAGGATGTCGGCAAAAGGAATGGGTTCCACGGCGACGGCGCCGGACAGCATGGCGGCACTCTTGATGACCTGTTCGGCGTTCTCGTCGTTGCTCAGTTGCGGGTCGACGTCGAAGTTGAAGTTGTCGAGCATTTGCTTGATCAGCGGCAGCATGACCGGAGTGTACCCGCCCGCCGCGCGCGTGCGTGAGTCCATGCTGATAAGGGGTTTACGTCCGCGCAGGTCAGGGCTGCGCCGTGAACGTCCAGGTCGCCCCCTCGGCGCTGAGGCGCAGGGTGTCCCCGTCGAGCTGGGCGCTGGGACTTGACGCCAGAAATTCGGGCAGGCTGGGCACCCTGTCCATGCCCGGGCAGGCCATGCGCGTCAGGGCCAGCGCCCCGACCGTGACTCGGCCCCCGCGCCACTCGGCGCTTCCGCTAAAGCTGTTGCACCCGTCCGAACCGGAGACGCGGCCCGTCCCGAACTGTACCGTTACAGGTTTCACGGTGCGGCCCAGCGGCTGCCCCGCCACCGTTTTCAGGGTAAAGGTGCGGCCCTGTACGTCCTTTTCGCCCACCGTCCGGAGCGCCGCCTCCGGACGTCCGGCGCGCGTCAGGGTCAGTTCTCCGCGGCTGTTGCGCCAGGTCACTGTGTCGCCGTTCCAGGTGACGGCGACTGGAATGCCCAGAATGTCCACCACGGCAGTTTCTGCGGCCATGTCCTGGCAGAGCATCATGGTCATGCCCAGAGCGGACACGCTGAGGGTGCGGCCCTGCACCACGACTTTCCCGAACAGCTGGTTACACCCGGCGTTGCCACGAAGTTCCAGGCCGGCAGCCCCTTCTTCGATGGTGAAAGCCGCCTTCTTCGGCAGCTTGATGGGCTGCCCCCGGTGAATCAGGGTCGCCAGTTGCCAGTCGCCTGGCATGGACGCGGATGGCGGCGGGTTGTCAGTCACACTTTTTCCTCCGGTGGAGCCTTGAAAAGTCATGAAACGCTTTCCCTCACTGTAAAGAGTGAGGGTCTGGCCCCTGATCTCGAAGCGCCGGGCGCTTTGCAACAGGTTCAGGAAGTCGGCTTCCAGACTCAGGGCGTGATCCGGGCAGTCGCTGGTGCCGGACAGCTTCAGTGGCGCGATCTGCATATTCCGGCCCTTGACCGTCGCCCAGCCGGAGAACCCCTGACAGCCCGTCCAACCAGTCAACAGGCCGCCCGGCATCACCCTGAAGGTGGGGCGGCGCAGCCTTGCACCCGGCGTCAGGGCTTTGCCTTGCGGCGCAATTTGCGTCATCGTCCACACGGTGCCCGTCAGTGGCGGGGAATTCGGCGCGGCGGCGCGAGCGGACGTGAGCAGCAGGGCAGCCAGAACAAGCATCTTCATGTCAGGTCATGGTGCTGTTCCTTCATGACGGGCAGGTGACTGACTTCACATCAAGCGAAGGGCACGTAAAATAAAAGCCACGCAGACAGCGAACTGAGTCAGCAACAAGGGAGTAACAAGCATGGAAGACCGCCGTATCCGGGTACTCATCGCCAAACCAGGCATGGACGGCCACGACAGAGGCGCCAAAGTCGTGGCGCGCGCCCTGCGTGACGCCGGCATGGAAGTCATTTATACCGGTCTGCGCCAGACCGCCGACATGATCGTGAACGCCGCCATTCAGGAAGACGTGGACGCCATTGGCCTCAGCGTCCTGTCCGGGGCGCACATGCACTACTTCCGTGAAGTCCGGCAACTGCTCACCGAGAAAAACGCCGACGATATCATCGTGTTCGGTGGCGGCATCATCCCCGATCAGGACTTGCCGACACTGGAGGAGCTGGGCGTCGGCAAGGTCTTCACCCCTGGCGCCAGCACCGAAGACGCCGCCGCGTACCTGCGCGAGGCCGTGGCGAAACGCTGGGCCAAGCAGTAAGCACTGGCAACCCGCCTACGACGCGCTAAGCGTAAAGGGCCACCTTCCATCGAAGAAGGTGGCCCTCTTTCTTTGATTCATCACGGCGCTCCGCAAAGGGGACGGACGAAGCCAGAGGCCGGTGAAGGAATGGCCCCAGCTTCTTACCCTGTGTTCCGCACGCCGGCCGCAATGCCTTGCAGGGTGAGCATGAGTGGCGTTTCCAGTTCGTCCAGGCCGCCTTCGTGACTGCGCGAGCGGCGCAGCAGCTCCACCTGAATGCGGTGGATGGGGTCGATGTACGGGTTACGCAGGCTGATGCTTTCGCGCAGGCGGGGTTCGTTCGCCATCAGCTCG from Deinococcus fonticola encodes the following:
- a CDS encoding M42 family metallopeptidase, which encodes MNPAQTAPPQPTAPDTTEFLLRLLDTPSPTGMTEQAVQLIEQELGKVGVQSQRTKKGALTWEVPGTGEGHVTFSGHVDTLGAMVKGIKGNGRLLLFMLGGYDWATIEGEDVKVHTQSGRVVTGTVVNVRQSTHVHGPALREMKREQSVMEVRLDELSTSAEHTRALGVQVGDFVSLDARPRLMPSGHIKSRHLDNKAAVAIFIEATRDLLKNPAPRTAHFHVTTYEEVGHGAATGIPAHTDELIAVDMAAVGEGQTSSEHAVTLCVADSSGPYDHLLGNRLRRTAAEHGIDLRVDIYPYYGSDGSAAWRAGGNYPVALIGPGVDASHAYERMHQDALGATRDLILAYLRH
- a CDS encoding cobalamin B12-binding domain-containing protein gives rise to the protein MEDRRIRVLIAKPGMDGHDRGAKVVARALRDAGMEVIYTGLRQTADMIVNAAIQEDVDAIGLSVLSGAHMHYFREVRQLLTEKNADDIIVFGGGIIPDQDLPTLEELGVGKVFTPGASTEDAAAYLREAVAKRWAKQ
- a CDS encoding isochorismatase; its protein translation is MSLTPRALVLLNVQRHHLEHHPQERELARAWAHEVDEARARGELIVIVQWDGEAGSDHETFSRGWILHPDFRTETGDLLLRAVKPDAFATSALDGELRARAVRQIRFLALEDSPENASMTAQASAHGYQVDGAAFTPTPQPENA
- a CDS encoding META domain-containing protein codes for the protein MKMLVLAALLLTSARAAAPNSPPLTGTVWTMTQIAPQGKALTPGARLRRPTFRVMPGGLLTGWTGCQGFSGWATVKGRNMQIAPLKLSGTSDCPDHALSLEADFLNLLQSARRFEIRGQTLTLYSEGKRFMTFQGSTGGKSVTDNPPPSASMPGDWQLATLIHRGQPIKLPKKAAFTIEEGAAGLELRGNAGCNQLFGKVVVQGRTLSVSALGMTMMLCQDMAAETAVVDILGIPVAVTWNGDTVTWRNSRGELTLTRAGRPEAALRTVGEKDVQGRTFTLKTVAGQPLGRTVKPVTVQFGTGRVSGSDGCNSFSGSAEWRGGRVTVGALALTRMACPGMDRVPSLPEFLASSPSAQLDGDTLRLSAEGATWTFTAQP
- a CDS encoding pseudouridine synthase gives rise to the protein MAAERLQKRLARAGVASRRAAEEIIKAGRVTVNGQPATLGQSVTEHDDIRLDGQLIETQAAEPVTFALYKPRGYVTTAQDEYGRKNVLRAMPDIPGLHPVGRLDRDSEGLLLLTTDGQLTLTLTHPRYGHEKAYRAWTAGDAPPTQAELDQLLDGVELDDGPARALSAQVATDGAFIVLGEGRKRQVRRMLDAIAHPVTRLMRYRVGGVWLGDMDVGEYRELNSRDLHDLLNPSSIPAQVWDRQWERMLRRWG
- the truB gene encoding tRNA pseudouridine(55) synthase TruB; translated protein: MPVIAVDKPLHLTSHDVVSRARRLRGTKRVGHTGTLDPLATGVLVLCVDDSTKVVQFMERDSKDYLAWISLGAGTPTLDAEGPVEQVLADERWSVDEQRVREVLAGFTGPQQQIPPQYSAIQVGGQRAYAVARAGGEIDLPARDIVIHGLELLGVYASLQDAPRTFNPADWSPAQQGMTFTLPEPLGVFPTLLVRASVGSGTYLRSLARDVGAALGVPAHLGGLVRTRVGRYSLRDAVPLEQVAEAQGLPDLAALDFPVIHADERTARELRQGKRPLHPAQGRHVVTLNGELVAVVDGDGTQLKVVRAWA
- a CDS encoding enoyl-ACP reductase FabI — translated: MSVTIDLSGKTALVMGVANARSLGWAIADQLLQAGCHVGFSYQGERLKGELEKLTQGQENTWLQQADVTSEDDLSALFARVKEEFGGLDYLVHAIAYAPKAAMDNRFIETTPDDWNTAMGVSAYSLVACCRHAEPLLREGSSIISLTYHASQQVVPKYNVMGVAKAALEAATRYLAADFGSREIRINTISAGPMRTIAARSIPGFGGLYDKGARNAAFGRNATPQEVGKLALFLLCDLGSGITGQTIYVDAGLSIMTVKEDQA
- a CDS encoding YcjF family protein — its product is MLPLIKQMLDNFNFDVDPQLSNDENAEQVIKSAAMLSGAVAVEPIPFADILLITPVQVKMVLHIGKIYGFDITPERAAEIAQELGATVAYGLAARQVMRGLAKMALPVIGGLITAPAVYGWTFALGRLAQNYFERKRAGLPPSVRQEQKRIVQESKTQSRRMLPSADDFGDLASELRRRAEEKSKGSPDSRN